The Skermanella pratensis genome has a window encoding:
- a CDS encoding methyl-accepting chemotaxis protein produces MLILALLGAVGGFGIAELIAARENFERYGETSANTAMVITINLDFAELRRHALLYTSSGSQAAADRVQELLDHIATGLTRLMPAARDEVSRVRLKRMVQLAADYGEKFAKLKEARMKRDVLVEQTLKPLGDQIVGNLSSLISEATAAKQMETAGLAGIAQEQFMYARLNATQFLATTDEALAESVTRRLSAFKPAATNLAAWFDDPDRMALAQDVLRLADSYSKSFDRMAALAFEMNGLIYEAMPVVAEEFGGLTQATVDGWTAIFRETEQRTLSEIDNTIKVSGTLVAAALLGGILLAWLIARSIVVPVKTMTGTMTLLASGDRSVEVTGLGFADEVGEMARAVQVFKENAIRVERLQAEQAVQEQRAAEERRRSMMELADDFENHVNGVVTHVTTSSGEMNATAATMSTAAQQATHQANAVANAADHASTNVQTVAAAAEELASSIAEIGRQVDQSSRTIQHAVEKARRTNEIVGSLSTAAQKIGEVVGLINTIAGQTNLLALNATIEAARAGDAGKGFAVVASEVKNLANQTAKATEDISGQITSVQAATAQAVEAIQDILHTIDEVSGTSAAIAASVEQQQAATGEIARNVEQAAAGTSEVAANIAGVTAAADASLATAEQVLRESSELTRQSMVLRRAVDEFIEKVRAA; encoded by the coding sequence ATGCTCATCCTCGCCCTGCTGGGGGCCGTCGGCGGCTTCGGCATCGCCGAGCTGATCGCCGCCCGCGAGAATTTCGAGCGGTACGGCGAGACCTCCGCCAACACGGCCATGGTGATCACGATCAACCTGGACTTCGCCGAGCTGCGCCGGCACGCGCTTCTCTATACCTCGTCGGGAAGCCAGGCGGCCGCGGACCGCGTGCAGGAGCTGCTCGACCACATCGCTACCGGCCTGACGCGCCTGATGCCGGCGGCCCGCGACGAGGTCAGCCGGGTCCGCCTGAAGCGCATGGTCCAGCTCGCCGCCGACTACGGGGAGAAGTTCGCCAAGCTGAAGGAAGCCCGGATGAAGCGGGACGTCCTGGTCGAACAGACGCTGAAGCCGCTCGGCGACCAGATCGTCGGCAACCTGTCGTCCCTGATCAGCGAGGCGACGGCGGCCAAGCAGATGGAGACCGCGGGGCTCGCGGGGATCGCCCAGGAGCAGTTCATGTACGCCCGGCTCAACGCCACCCAGTTCCTGGCGACGACGGACGAGGCCCTGGCCGAAAGCGTGACGCGGCGGCTTTCCGCCTTCAAGCCGGCCGCCACCAACCTCGCCGCGTGGTTCGACGATCCGGACCGCATGGCACTGGCCCAGGACGTGCTTCGGCTCGCCGACAGCTATTCGAAGAGCTTCGACCGCATGGCCGCGTTGGCGTTCGAGATGAACGGGCTCATCTACGAGGCCATGCCTGTCGTCGCGGAGGAGTTCGGCGGCCTGACCCAGGCAACCGTGGACGGCTGGACCGCCATCTTCCGGGAGACCGAGCAGAGGACCCTGTCCGAGATCGACAACACCATCAAGGTCAGCGGGACGCTCGTCGCCGCGGCGCTCCTGGGCGGCATCCTGCTGGCCTGGCTGATCGCCCGCAGCATCGTCGTTCCGGTCAAGACCATGACCGGCACCATGACGCTGCTGGCGTCAGGCGACCGTTCCGTCGAAGTCACGGGGCTCGGTTTCGCGGACGAGGTCGGCGAGATGGCCCGGGCGGTCCAGGTCTTCAAGGAGAACGCGATCCGGGTCGAACGGCTCCAGGCCGAGCAGGCCGTCCAGGAGCAGCGCGCCGCCGAGGAGCGCCGCAGGTCCATGATGGAGCTGGCCGACGATTTCGAGAACCATGTCAACGGCGTCGTGACCCATGTCACGACCTCGTCCGGCGAGATGAACGCGACGGCGGCCACCATGTCCACGGCCGCCCAGCAGGCGACACACCAGGCGAACGCGGTCGCCAACGCGGCCGACCACGCGTCCACCAACGTCCAGACCGTCGCCGCGGCGGCGGAGGAATTGGCATCGTCGATCGCCGAGATCGGCCGGCAGGTCGACCAGTCCTCGCGCACGATCCAGCACGCGGTGGAGAAGGCCCGGCGGACCAACGAGATCGTCGGCAGCCTGTCGACCGCGGCCCAGAAGATCGGCGAGGTGGTCGGCCTGATCAACACGATCGCCGGCCAGACCAACCTGCTCGCGCTCAATGCGACGATCGAGGCGGCCCGCGCCGGTGACGCGGGCAAGGGTTTCGCCGTCGTAGCGTCGGAGGTCAAGAACCTGGCCAACCAGACCGCCAAGGCGACCGAGGACATTTCCGGACAGATCACTTCGGTCCAGGCGGCGACCGCCCAGGCGGTCGAGGCGATCCAGGACATCCTGCACACCATCGACGAGGTCAGCGGCACGTCGGCCGCCATCGCCGCGTCGGTCGAGCAGCAGCAGGCGGCGACCGGCGAGATCGCGCGCAACGTCGAGCAGGCCGCCGCCGGGACCAGCGAGGTCGCGGCCAACATCGCCGGCGTCACCGCGGCGGCCGACGCCTCGCTCGCGACCGCCGAGCAGGTGCTCCGCGAATCGTCCGAGCTTACCCGCCAGTCCATGGTGCTCCGGCGCGCGGTGGACGAGTTCATCGAAAAGGTGCGGGCTGCCTGA
- a CDS encoding 3-phenylpropionate MFS transporter: MLLPLRLSLFYAAYFLILGIQLPFWPVWLESRGLSAGEIGTVLAVALWVRIVTIPVAGVVVDRTGNRRTALILLSAAALAASLLYLPADGFVPILLVTVLMSAGFSPIMNIGDNLTLLIARAHRLDYGRMRLWGSISFIAAASLGGIVVADSRPEVVLHLLIGAMALTALSCWLAPKPPPREPGRTEVPLKTSRIAALLRDPGFLLFLGATSAVQSSHAVYYAFGTLHWRGLGHSEAVIGWLWAEGVIAEILLFAFGGAVTARLGPARLLMLAGLAGLVRWSGTAMAEGVAVLALLQVLHGMTFGAAHLAAMQYIAKAVPLDRSATAQALYGALATGMGTALAMMLAGAAYAGMGAGAYHAMAALGLAGAVFALLLGSRDRRDEVRRADA, from the coding sequence ATGCTGCTGCCGCTTCGACTGTCCCTGTTCTACGCCGCCTATTTTCTGATCCTGGGCATCCAGTTGCCGTTCTGGCCGGTCTGGCTGGAGAGCCGGGGCCTGTCGGCGGGGGAGATCGGGACGGTCCTGGCGGTGGCGCTGTGGGTCCGCATCGTCACCATCCCGGTGGCCGGCGTGGTGGTCGACCGCACCGGCAACCGGCGGACGGCGCTGATCCTGCTCAGCGCCGCCGCCCTGGCGGCCTCGCTGCTGTACCTTCCCGCCGACGGCTTCGTGCCGATCCTGCTGGTGACCGTGCTGATGAGCGCGGGCTTCAGCCCGATCATGAATATCGGCGACAACCTGACCCTGCTGATCGCCCGGGCGCACCGGCTCGACTACGGCCGGATGCGCCTGTGGGGGTCGATCAGCTTCATCGCCGCCGCCAGCCTGGGAGGCATCGTCGTCGCCGACAGCCGGCCGGAGGTCGTGCTCCACCTGCTGATCGGCGCCATGGCCCTGACGGCCCTGTCCTGCTGGCTGGCGCCGAAGCCGCCGCCGCGCGAGCCGGGACGGACGGAGGTGCCGCTGAAGACCAGCCGGATCGCGGCGCTGCTGCGCGATCCCGGCTTCCTGCTGTTCCTGGGGGCCACGTCGGCCGTCCAGTCCAGCCACGCCGTCTATTACGCTTTCGGAACCCTTCACTGGCGCGGACTCGGCCATTCGGAGGCGGTGATCGGCTGGCTGTGGGCGGAGGGCGTGATCGCCGAGATCCTGCTGTTCGCGTTCGGCGGCGCCGTCACCGCGCGGCTCGGTCCGGCCCGCCTGCTGATGCTGGCCGGCCTGGCCGGCCTGGTCCGCTGGTCGGGAACGGCGATGGCCGAGGGCGTGGCCGTCTTGGCGCTGCTCCAGGTGCTGCACGGCATGACCTTCGGGGCTGCCCATCTGGCCGCCATGCAGTACATCGCGAAAGCCGTCCCGCTGGACCGTTCCGCCACGGCCCAGGCGCTGTACGGCGCCCTGGCGACGGGCATGGGCACGGCGCTGGCGATGATGCTGGCGGGCGCCGCCTATGCCGGGATGGGGGCGGGTGCCTATCACGCCATGGCCGCCCTGGGGCTGGCCGGCGCCGTGTTCGCCCTGCTGCTGGGGTCGCGCGACCGCCGGGACGAGGTCCGGCGGGCGGACGCCTAG
- a CDS encoding acyltransferase family protein, whose protein sequence is MVFHHARYQITDFEVFYKGGVWLFGQAGVDIFFVISGFIMWMTTSARPTTPADFIRNRVVRIVPMYWLVTLAVAAAAILMPNLFRAVELTPEHVIKSLFFVPHFYPGAPTRIWPLLIPGWTLNYEMFFYLVFAAALFLPRALIIPAITALFAAISVIGLVVPFEDPILIFFADSIILEFVAGMLLGRLYLQGRLALPAWAAVPAIAAGLVWMVALTPWEAPETRLLVWGVPAVLTVAGCLSLEAGGAVGRNGFLILLGNASYSIYLTHILTLGVVRTVWNRLGLVEQDPAAAWIFMASAMAISSAVGVAAYFLLEAPIQRLARRRRAGCRSGVEAGARLPAVKSSG, encoded by the coding sequence GTGGTGTTCCACCACGCGCGCTACCAGATCACCGACTTCGAGGTGTTCTACAAGGGGGGCGTCTGGCTGTTCGGGCAGGCGGGCGTGGACATCTTCTTCGTCATCAGCGGTTTCATCATGTGGATGACGACATCGGCGCGGCCGACCACGCCGGCCGACTTCATCAGGAACCGCGTCGTCCGGATCGTTCCGATGTACTGGCTCGTGACGCTGGCGGTGGCGGCCGCGGCCATCCTGATGCCGAACCTGTTCCGGGCGGTGGAACTGACGCCAGAGCACGTGATCAAGTCGCTGTTCTTCGTCCCCCATTTCTATCCCGGCGCGCCTACCCGGATCTGGCCGCTGCTGATTCCGGGCTGGACCCTCAATTACGAGATGTTCTTCTACCTGGTCTTCGCGGCGGCGCTGTTCCTGCCGCGCGCCCTGATCATCCCGGCGATCACCGCCCTGTTCGCGGCGATCTCGGTGATCGGCCTCGTGGTCCCCTTCGAGGATCCGATCCTGATCTTCTTCGCGGACTCCATCATCCTGGAGTTCGTGGCAGGAATGCTGCTCGGCCGGCTGTACCTGCAGGGGCGGCTGGCTTTGCCGGCCTGGGCCGCCGTGCCGGCGATCGCCGCCGGACTGGTCTGGATGGTCGCGCTGACCCCCTGGGAGGCTCCCGAGACGCGCCTGCTGGTCTGGGGCGTGCCGGCCGTCCTGACGGTCGCCGGCTGCCTGTCGCTGGAGGCCGGGGGAGCGGTCGGCAGGAACGGGTTCCTGATCCTGCTGGGCAACGCCTCCTACTCGATCTACCTGACCCACATCCTGACGCTCGGGGTCGTCAGGACGGTCTGGAACCGGCTGGGGCTGGTCGAGCAGGACCCCGCGGCCGCCTGGATCTTCATGGCTTCGGCGATGGCGATATCGTCGGCGGTGGGCGTCGCGGCGTATTTCCTGCTCGAAGCGCCGATCCAGAGGCTGGCGCGCCGCCGGCGGGCCGGGTGCCGGTCCGGCGTCGAGGCCGGCGCCCGGCTTCCCGCGGTCAAATCCAGCGGATGA
- a CDS encoding glutathione S-transferase family protein, with product MIDLYTWTTPNGRKASIMLEETGLPYAVHPIDITKDEQFAPDFLKISPNNKIPAIVDHDTGASLMESGAILLYLAEKTGMFIPLDGPGRWRTWQWLMFQMGGAGPMLGQAHHFLQFNPGKAPYAEERFRAEARRLYSVMDKRLGETEYLAGGDYTIADIATWPWVSRFEWQRIDLAQFPNVRRWYLAIAGRPAVRRGYDVPKKGHEIPLA from the coding sequence ATGATAGACCTCTATACCTGGACCACGCCGAACGGTCGGAAGGCCTCCATCATGCTGGAGGAGACCGGTCTCCCCTATGCGGTCCACCCGATCGACATCACCAAGGACGAGCAGTTCGCCCCGGACTTCCTGAAGATCAGCCCCAACAACAAGATCCCGGCGATCGTCGACCACGACACCGGAGCGTCCCTGATGGAGTCCGGCGCGATCCTGCTGTACCTGGCGGAGAAGACGGGGATGTTCATACCCCTGGACGGGCCCGGGCGGTGGCGGACATGGCAGTGGCTGATGTTCCAGATGGGCGGCGCCGGCCCGATGCTGGGCCAGGCCCACCACTTCCTGCAGTTCAACCCCGGCAAGGCTCCCTATGCCGAGGAGCGGTTCCGCGCCGAGGCCCGGCGGCTCTATTCCGTCATGGACAAGCGCCTGGGCGAGACCGAGTACCTGGCCGGCGGCGACTACACCATCGCCGACATCGCGACATGGCCGTGGGTCTCGCGGTTCGAATGGCAGCGGATCGATCTCGCGCAGTTCCCGAATGTGCGGCGCTGGTATCTCGCCATCGCAGGGCGTCCCGCCGTCCGGCGCGGCTATGATGTGCCGAAGAAGGGCCACGAGATTCCTCTGGCCTGA
- a CDS encoding ATP-binding protein has translation MTTLLDQPDILKTSAGATLRELVNQIACPIFVIDVEDGDGSGGGFRIAMLNDWYERAFGLTNADCAGRLVEEVLAPCLAYRIAGHYRHCVATRGPIGYEEEIRLGDRVFWTRTMLNPLFHDGRVVRLVGTSTDLTDHRRLEQALEAAQRMARLGWWRMDLATGSTVWSDILYGIHDRDPGSGPPGPGEFLDLVHPLDRDLAAPSARSGSFDYRIVLPDGEIRHLHEERVVHSSGDGHPLALFGTVQDVTAGKRASLELMAAKEQAERASQAKTSLLANMSHELRTPLNAIIGFSEMMAEEMHGPLGDPTYVEYASDVLFAGRHLLDIINDLLDMAKIEAGQVTLNEETVSAKRLLGDVERLLRERASKARLKLTVAPAPDDVAVVADRRLLRQVLLNLVGNAVKFTDAGGEVTLAVHVLADGQICFTTSDTGIGISARDLPVALSPFGRVGSHLQANTEGTGLGLPVAKALIELHGGMLHLNTSPGVGTTAFMTLPSWRVRTPDGRPPAPTIGGLKEFFRIGDQGVFELVEDTGRDALADLPIGIVQLDRTGMVLSYNAAEENFAGRKADLVIGCDFFRDVAPCTFTPEFHGRFRDGVETGNLNIIFSYVFTFDQPMKVLIEMRSGRQPDTAWLFIRWI, from the coding sequence ATGACGACCCTGCTGGACCAGCCCGACATCCTCAAGACCTCCGCCGGGGCGACCTTGCGCGAACTTGTCAACCAGATCGCCTGCCCGATCTTCGTCATCGACGTGGAGGATGGGGACGGGAGCGGCGGCGGTTTCCGGATCGCGATGCTGAACGACTGGTACGAGCGCGCCTTCGGCCTGACCAACGCCGACTGCGCCGGCCGTCTGGTCGAGGAGGTGCTGGCGCCCTGCCTCGCCTACCGCATCGCCGGCCATTACCGGCACTGCGTCGCCACCCGCGGCCCGATCGGCTACGAGGAGGAGATCCGGCTGGGAGACCGGGTCTTCTGGACCCGGACCATGCTGAACCCGCTGTTCCACGACGGGCGGGTCGTCCGCCTGGTCGGGACCTCCACCGACCTGACCGACCACCGCCGGCTGGAGCAGGCGCTGGAAGCCGCCCAGCGGATGGCCCGGCTCGGCTGGTGGCGGATGGACCTGGCGACGGGAAGCACGGTCTGGTCGGACATCCTGTACGGGATCCATGACCGCGATCCCGGCTCCGGGCCGCCCGGTCCCGGCGAGTTCCTCGACCTGGTCCATCCCCTTGACCGCGATCTCGCGGCGCCCTCGGCGCGATCCGGATCGTTCGACTACCGCATCGTCCTGCCCGACGGCGAGATCCGCCACCTGCACGAGGAGCGGGTCGTCCACAGCAGCGGAGACGGGCATCCCCTGGCCCTGTTCGGGACGGTGCAGGACGTCACCGCGGGCAAGCGCGCGTCCCTGGAACTGATGGCGGCCAAGGAGCAGGCCGAGCGGGCCAGCCAGGCCAAGACGTCGCTGCTCGCCAACATGAGCCACGAACTGCGCACGCCGCTGAACGCGATCATCGGGTTCTCCGAAATGATGGCCGAGGAGATGCACGGCCCCCTCGGCGACCCGACCTACGTGGAATATGCCAGCGACGTCCTGTTCGCCGGCCGGCACCTGCTGGACATCATCAACGACCTGCTGGACATGGCGAAGATCGAGGCCGGCCAGGTCACGCTGAACGAGGAGACCGTATCCGCGAAGCGGCTGCTGGGCGACGTCGAGCGCCTGCTGCGGGAACGGGCGTCGAAGGCGCGGCTGAAGCTGACCGTGGCGCCCGCGCCGGACGACGTGGCCGTGGTCGCGGACCGGCGCCTGCTGCGGCAGGTGCTGCTGAACCTGGTGGGCAACGCGGTCAAGTTCACCGACGCCGGCGGCGAGGTCACCCTGGCGGTCCACGTCCTGGCGGACGGCCAGATCTGCTTCACGACGTCGGATACCGGCATCGGGATCTCCGCCCGCGACCTGCCGGTCGCCCTCTCCCCCTTCGGCCGGGTCGGCTCGCATCTCCAGGCCAATACCGAGGGCACCGGGCTGGGGCTGCCCGTCGCCAAGGCGCTGATCGAGCTGCACGGCGGCATGCTCCATCTGAACACCAGCCCGGGCGTCGGCACGACCGCCTTCATGACGCTGCCGTCCTGGCGGGTGCGCACGCCCGACGGCAGGCCGCCGGCCCCGACCATCGGCGGCCTCAAGGAGTTCTTCAGGATCGGCGACCAGGGCGTGTTCGAACTGGTGGAGGATACCGGCCGGGACGCGCTGGCGGACCTGCCGATCGGCATCGTCCAGCTCGACCGGACGGGAATGGTCCTCAGCTACAACGCCGCCGAGGAGAATTTCGCCGGACGCAAGGCCGACCTGGTGATCGGCTGCGATTTCTTCCGCGACGTCGCTCCCTGCACCTTCACGCCGGAGTTCCACGGACGGTTCCGGGACGGCGTCGAGACCGGCAACCTGAACATCATCTTCAGCTACGTCTTCACCTTCGACCAGCCCATGAAGGTGCTGATCGAGATGCGTTCCGGCCGGCAGCCCGACACCGCCTGGCTGTTCATCCGCTGGATTTGA